One Bacillota bacterium DNA segment encodes these proteins:
- a CDS encoding penicillin-binding protein 1A — MNNRTRKKKKRLNPWRLTVLVVLLGIFFLGVGAAGIFVYSLKGMPSFDPNRLEGSLSTTLYDKNGDVITEIGIQNRVPVKLSAIPIEVQNAFLATEDVRFYDHVGVDPRAIFRALFRDLVGGEIREGGSTITQQLARTCFLSQDQTIKRKIQEAVLALQIERHFQKQEILELYLNHVYFGEGAYGIQAASRTYFNKDVSRLTIAEGALLSAVLKGPSIYSPFRDPQAALKRRNSVLDNMSRYGFISPEKAEQAKAEPFKLNAGTGSGKAYLYPFFVDYVTDQLVAKYGVNQVFRGGLKVYTTVDPKIQETAEKAMQNSKNFPPSSRDSEGRIEPQGAAVVLDPHNGQIKAFVGGREYTHQRGLNRATDIYRQPGSAFKPIIAYGPAIEELGYGPATVVDDAPVQFSDYKPKNYDGKYRGLITLRTAVTSSINVPAVRVLQKVGLTKAEAFASRLGIVFSPGQEGLSLALGGVHKGVTPLMMAQAYGAFANQGIYIPPTAITKVTTRNDTVLDEFKPKRVRVMKATTAYLVTDMLQSVVERGTGRRARLGSHSAAGKTGTTDDSKDVWFCGYTPELVAVVWIGHDQPRAMPREYGGSYPAMIWHEIMSNALKDAPSQNFVRPPGITAATVDSKSGLLPGPLTPAEDQLTDLFAQGTIPTSVDNTHVLVDVCATSGLLATENCPERLSKVLVKLPYQVPSSVADAAERAPTESCGLHGNSLIPGDGSNNGEGQPSDLPGPPPVIPPGSDTGELPLIPTFQ; from the coding sequence TTCGACCCGAACCGCCTGGAGGGTTCGCTTTCAACAACTCTGTATGATAAAAATGGAGACGTGATAACGGAAATCGGCATCCAAAACCGTGTGCCGGTGAAACTTAGCGCGATTCCTATCGAGGTTCAGAATGCTTTCCTGGCCACCGAAGACGTACGCTTTTACGACCACGTAGGAGTCGATCCGCGCGCTATTTTCCGCGCCCTCTTCCGTGACCTGGTCGGCGGGGAAATAAGGGAAGGCGGCAGCACCATAACACAGCAGCTCGCAAGAACCTGCTTTCTGTCTCAAGATCAAACAATAAAGCGCAAAATTCAGGAAGCCGTCTTAGCGCTTCAAATCGAACGCCACTTTCAAAAACAGGAGATTCTGGAGCTTTACCTGAACCATGTCTACTTCGGGGAAGGAGCTTACGGGATCCAGGCCGCTTCAAGAACCTATTTCAATAAGGATGTAAGCCGGCTTACTATCGCGGAAGGCGCCCTGCTTTCAGCTGTGTTAAAGGGACCGTCGATTTATTCCCCTTTCCGCGACCCGCAGGCCGCTCTTAAGCGCCGCAATTCCGTTCTTGACAACATGTCCCGCTATGGCTTTATTTCGCCGGAAAAGGCCGAACAAGCCAAGGCCGAACCTTTTAAACTCAATGCTGGTACGGGATCCGGAAAGGCATACTTATACCCTTTCTTTGTCGATTATGTCACTGACCAGTTGGTCGCCAAATACGGCGTGAACCAGGTGTTTCGGGGCGGGCTGAAGGTTTATACCACGGTTGACCCGAAGATTCAGGAAACAGCCGAAAAGGCGATGCAGAACTCAAAAAACTTCCCCCCTTCCAGCCGGGACAGTGAGGGCAGGATTGAACCGCAGGGAGCGGCGGTGGTGCTAGACCCCCATAACGGCCAAATTAAAGCGTTCGTGGGAGGCCGTGAATATACCCACCAGCGGGGACTTAACCGCGCAACAGATATCTACCGCCAACCGGGGTCTGCTTTTAAGCCGATTATCGCTTACGGGCCCGCTATTGAGGAGCTTGGCTACGGTCCGGCCACGGTAGTTGATGACGCGCCTGTCCAGTTCAGCGATTATAAGCCGAAGAATTACGACGGAAAGTACCGCGGGCTTATCACGCTGCGCACCGCCGTTACCAGTTCGATAAACGTCCCCGCCGTACGGGTGTTACAAAAGGTAGGGCTTACAAAGGCGGAAGCATTCGCCTCCCGTCTGGGAATCGTGTTCTCCCCCGGTCAGGAGGGTTTAAGCCTGGCACTGGGAGGGGTTCACAAGGGGGTCACACCCCTCATGATGGCACAGGCATACGGCGCCTTTGCCAACCAGGGGATCTACATCCCCCCGACCGCAATCACCAAGGTTACAACAAGAAACGATACCGTCCTTGACGAGTTTAAGCCCAAAAGGGTCCGTGTGATGAAGGCCACCACTGCATACCTGGTGACCGACATGCTGCAGTCGGTCGTGGAGCGCGGAACAGGACGCAGGGCGCGTCTGGGTTCCCACTCCGCGGCGGGCAAGACCGGTACCACCGACGACAGTAAGGACGTCTGGTTCTGCGGTTATACCCCTGAACTCGTCGCTGTGGTCTGGATCGGCCACGATCAGCCGCGGGCAATGCCCCGGGAGTACGGGGGCAGCTATCCGGCAATGATCTGGCATGAAATCATGTCCAACGCGTTGAAGGACGCTCCGTCGCAAAACTTCGTCCGCCCGCCCGGTATCACTGCGGCGACCGTGGACAGCAAATCAGGCCTTCTCCCGGGTCCGTTGACGCCTGCTGAAGACCAGTTGACTGATCTTTTCGCGCAGGGGACAATCCCTACGTCGGTTGATAATACCCACGTGCTGGTCGATGTTTGCGCGACTTCGGGCCTTCTGGCGACGGAAAACTGCCCGGAGAGGTTATCTAAGGTTCTGGTAAAATTACCCTACCAGGTTCCCTCTTCCGTCGCCGATGCCGCCGAACGGGCACCCACGGAAAGCTGCGGCCTCCATGGCAACAGCCTGATCCCGGGTGATGGATCGAACAATGGTGAAGGCCAACCATCGGATCTTCCGGGACCGCCTCCCGTTATCCCCCCGGGTTCGGACACAGGGGAACTGCCTCTGATACCGACGTTTCAGTGA
- a CDS encoding DegV family protein, which translates to MTEVAIVTDSTADLPAALARDLRITVVPLKVIFGQKVYRDGVDIDSNTFYARLKAGETATTSQPSPGEFEAAYRKLLEDGKSIISMHISRDLSGTVNSAETARSFFPDARITVIDSRLVAAGLGLVAQAAARAALEGRALDDIVSLTRRIMQTTRIFFCVETLEYLRRGGRIGKAQALLGTILNINPILTVHEGIIQPFEKVRGRRVALRRLAEIAIQKAGNHPMICAVLQGANPEAAEILTSLLKDLPPGSTVDQGTVGPVVGAHAGPGVYGITFYRI; encoded by the coding sequence ATAACTGAAGTCGCCATAGTAACCGATAGTACCGCCGACCTGCCGGCGGCACTTGCCCGGGATCTAAGGATTACCGTGGTGCCGCTTAAGGTCATATTCGGGCAAAAGGTTTATCGTGACGGAGTGGATATAGATTCAAATACGTTTTATGCACGCCTGAAAGCGGGTGAAACAGCCACCACCTCCCAGCCGTCCCCCGGGGAGTTTGAGGCCGCTTACCGAAAACTGCTTGAGGACGGCAAGAGTATCATTTCAATGCATATATCGCGCGACCTTAGCGGGACGGTGAATTCCGCGGAGACTGCCCGTTCCTTTTTCCCGGACGCCCGGATAACGGTCATCGATTCAAGGCTGGTGGCCGCAGGCCTCGGGCTTGTGGCGCAGGCCGCCGCCCGGGCCGCCCTTGAAGGCCGCGCCCTGGATGACATCGTCTCATTAACCCGGCGTATCATGCAGACGACGCGGATTTTCTTCTGCGTAGAAACACTCGAGTACCTCCGGCGGGGAGGGCGTATCGGTAAAGCGCAGGCCCTCCTGGGTACCATCCTTAATATCAACCCCATTCTAACCGTCCATGAAGGGATTATACAGCCTTTCGAAAAGGTACGCGGACGTAGAGTCGCCCTTCGCCGTCTTGCAGAAATAGCAATACAGAAAGCCGGGAACCACCCGATGATTTGCGCCGTGCTTCAGGGCGCCAATCCGGAAGCGGCGGAAATCCTCACAAGCCTGCTGAAGGACCTTCCACCCGGCAGCACGGTGGATCAGGGAACGGTAGGGCCTGTTGTCGGGGCGCACGCCGGCCCGGGCGTTTACGGCATCACATTCTATCGAATCTAA
- a CDS encoding DAK2 domain-containing protein — MTISLEANGIDGVLFTRILKGALQWLGLHRREVDALNVFPVPDGDTGSNMQATLEAAVAAISDPPPRQIGAAAESAARGALLGARGNSGVILSQVIQGFAVALKEIERASVQDIADALVSGTKLAYRAVSSPVEGTILTVLKDTAQEACSTAHRSQNPLRLITYILKAATRSLAQTPELLPLLKEAGVVDAGGRGFTAILEGAFRVATEKHARVGREFELPDNTERGDIPGAAGKAASSFASKKEETINFTYCTEFLLKSVQPDTTDLKETLAPCGDCLMVVGEGDLLRIHIHTDHPGIVLEEGIKRGTLHNIRISNMRDQHQEANEEYSGTAVVAVCIGEGFNALFANLGASTVPGGQTMNPSTGEITAAVEGTRAKDVIILPNNSNVILTARQVQDITGRTVEVIPTTTMPQGLSALLAFDPAAGAAANSSRMKTAAERVVTSEVTRAVRTAKIGDREVSEGEIIALRGDDLIAAGDDLNGVVEKAAMDIVPGRDVLTLFYGKDVDTGAAEALAARLTEMLPEVELELQYGGQPFYFYLIAAE; from the coding sequence ATGACGATCTCCTTGGAGGCAAACGGTATCGACGGCGTTTTATTCACCAGGATACTCAAAGGTGCGCTCCAGTGGCTTGGCCTTCACCGCCGGGAGGTCGACGCCCTGAACGTCTTTCCGGTTCCCGACGGCGACACCGGTTCCAATATGCAGGCGACCCTTGAGGCCGCCGTGGCGGCTATCAGCGACCCGCCGCCCCGACAAATCGGCGCGGCGGCGGAATCCGCCGCCCGCGGCGCTTTGCTGGGAGCGCGTGGGAATTCCGGCGTGATATTGTCCCAGGTCATCCAGGGATTTGCCGTCGCCCTCAAGGAAATCGAAAGAGCAAGCGTACAGGACATAGCAGACGCCCTCGTTTCGGGAACGAAGCTGGCTTACCGGGCGGTCAGTTCTCCGGTGGAGGGAACAATACTTACCGTCCTCAAGGACACGGCTCAGGAAGCCTGCTCTACCGCTCACCGGAGCCAAAATCCGCTGAGGCTGATCACCTATATCTTAAAGGCGGCAACCCGCAGCCTGGCTCAAACGCCGGAACTTTTACCGCTTTTAAAAGAGGCCGGAGTGGTGGACGCCGGCGGGCGTGGTTTCACCGCCATACTGGAAGGAGCTTTCCGGGTGGCCACCGAGAAACATGCCCGGGTCGGCCGGGAGTTTGAGCTTCCCGATAACACCGAAAGAGGTGACATCCCCGGCGCGGCGGGGAAAGCCGCGTCGTCTTTCGCTTCGAAAAAAGAGGAAACCATCAATTTTACCTATTGCACGGAGTTCCTTCTTAAAAGCGTGCAACCGGACACGACCGACCTTAAAGAAACCCTGGCGCCTTGCGGCGACTGCCTCATGGTCGTAGGCGAAGGGGACCTTCTCCGGATCCATATCCATACCGACCACCCGGGGATCGTGCTCGAAGAAGGGATAAAGCGGGGCACGCTGCACAATATCCGCATCAGCAACATGCGCGATCAACACCAGGAAGCAAATGAAGAGTATTCTGGTACCGCGGTGGTAGCGGTCTGTATCGGAGAAGGCTTTAATGCTCTTTTCGCAAACTTGGGCGCGTCAACAGTACCCGGCGGTCAGACCATGAATCCCAGTACAGGCGAGATCACCGCCGCTGTCGAAGGAACCCGGGCTAAAGACGTGATTATCCTCCCGAACAACAGTAATGTAATCCTCACCGCGCGGCAGGTACAAGACATCACCGGCCGGACCGTCGAGGTGATTCCTACAACCACCATGCCGCAGGGGCTCTCGGCTCTACTGGCTTTTGATCCGGCTGCCGGCGCCGCCGCTAACAGTTCCCGGATGAAGACCGCCGCCGAAAGAGTCGTTACGTCGGAAGTCACGCGTGCGGTAAGGACCGCAAAGATCGGCGACCGCGAGGTTAGTGAAGGTGAAATCATCGCTTTAAGGGGCGATGATCTTATAGCTGCCGGAGACGACCTCAACGGCGTCGTTGAAAAGGCCGCGATGGATATCGTTCCGGGTAGGGATGTGCTTACTCTTTTCTACGGGAAGGACGTTGATACCGGAGCGGCGGAGGCGCTTGCGGCCCGCCTGACGGAGATGCTGCCGGAGGTCGAACTGGAACTTCAGTACGGCGGTCAACCATTTTATTTCTATTTGATAGCCGCCGAATAA